The Thioalkalivibrio sulfidiphilus HL-EbGr7 genome includes the window CGGAATCGCGCATGGACGAGCAACGGATCCCGGTCTTCCGTGCGCTCCTTGAGCGCACGCGCCAGCCCCTGGGCCCGCTCCACCGTGTTCAGCACCACCAGCGTGGTCGTGCCCGGCACATGGGCCTGGATCACCCGCTCGGCAAGCCCGGTCACGTAGGCTTGAACGAACGTCTTAGAGTCCCCTTCCAGGCTGACCGGGAGACACTCCAGATGCTTGACCGCCTCCCGACGTGCCCGCACCGCGTCCATTGTGCATTCCTGCGCATCGAGAGCGTGGCGCGCAAGCTTATCCATCCAGGGGCGCATGTCCACGGTGCCGAGCCAGCCAGGATTCAGGGTCGCAGACACCCACAGGCTGCGACTCTGACGCACACAACCGAGGTCACGGCGCAAGGCCTCCAGTTGCGCTGATGTCTGCAGACCGGGTCCCATGAGCTGAACCTCGTCGAACACCCACAGGGCATCGTTGTGCAGTAGGCCGAAGTGCATGGGCCATTGATACCGGCTCATTCCGTAACCACGCATCAACGCACGGGAAAGCAGCATGTCCTGGGTGCCCACCAGGATCATGTCCTCCTCGGGGTGCTCCGCCCAGGTCGCGGCCCGAACATCGTCCTCCCCGCCCATGAGCAAATGAACCGACACCTTGCCCTCGCCGGGTAAGCCGTGCAGATTCAGTCGCTGAAGCCAATGCTCGATATTGCGGCAGGTCTGCTCCACCAGCACGCGCATGGGCAGACACCAGATCAGGCGCCGAGGGGTGGCCTCATCGCGCTGCTCACGGCGCTTGTAGAGCCAGGCCAGCGTGACTGCGGCGGTCTTGCCCAACCCCGTGGGGACATCGAGGGTATCCGGCCATGGAGCCTCGGCAAGCCTGGCCTGATATGGGAAGGGCTCGAAGCCAGCCGCCTGATTGAAAAAATCAGCGTATTTCATCGGCAATGCCTGCTCACTTAATCTGATTGCTTTGTACCAGCCCCGGTGGCTCACAGATTGAGCCTGTGCCTGTCTTTTTTCCGTGGCAGCGGTGATCGACGGACAGCCGCTCAGCCCGGCAGGGAATGCCAGGGTGACTTCGCGGCGCGCTTGTCAAAGGTGTAGGTGGCCGTGCATCCGGCCTCCCGGTTGCGGGCACCGATCAGGTAATCGGCGAAATCGGCATGATCCTGTTCGTAGGCGCGCAAGGCGGCCCAGGCCAGGTGGGGTGCCTCGACGGACAGCTCGGCGGTGGACAGGATCTGCCTCAGCACACCGGCGACGATCCCGCTTGAATACCCGTAGGCGGATTCCAGTACCCAGACGAGCTCACACAGCACGATCGTATCGACCCGGCCAGGGGATTCGGCCGTGCACATGCCCTCGATGAGATCTCCGGCCACAGCCGATTGGGCGGGGTCGTCCTGAACGATATATCGCACCAGGACATTGGTATCGAGACCGATCATTCGTGATCCTGCGCCCGACGGCGGATGGCGGTCTCCATACCCTCGATGGAAACCGAGCGTTTGGGTCTCGGCACCATACCCTTCAGGCGAGTCACCGGCGCGGTGACGGGGAGAAGCTCCACCCGCCCATCTTCATGAATGAGAAACTCCACCTTGTCACCCGTCCGAAGGTGCAGGCGTTCCCGCAAGGCCTTGGGCAGAGTCACCTGCCCTTTGCTGGTCAACGTGGAGAGCATAATTCCTTACCTTTCAAAATCAGCCTTACAAAAGGGTAAGTTTGTGGCCGCGCCACGTCAAATTCGGCCCGAACGCGTCGACGCGCGGCGTAAGCCGACACCCCCCGCCGGCGACAAATATTGGTCAAGTTGCACCCCCTGGGATCAAGACAGCCCCTGGCGCACAAGGCAGCATTTCTTGTACTTCCTTCCGCTGCCGCACGGGCAGGGGTCGTTGCGACCTGTCTTCGGTTCGGACCGAATGTATGGCTCGACATCGGTCCACACCGACGGACCAAGAAGGTCCTGTCGTCGGCGACGTCGTCGAGCCTCTTCCGCCCAGCGAAGCTGGCGCTTACTGATCGCCGCCGGGCGGTAGAACGCCCACGGGTCCCGGAACCGCTCCCAGTCCGGTGCGTCCGCGCCGGCCCCGTAGGCTCGTTCGATATCCCGCTGGTCGAAATGCTTACCGAAGCCTTCCTGGCGTCGCTCCAGGGACTCGATCAAGGGGCGGTGCCGCTCCCTGGGGAAGTCCAGGAGCGTGCTGCACAGGCACAGACGGGTACTCCAGTCCTGCTCCTCATCCGCCACGATCCCGGCCAGCCAGTCGATGGCCTCCTCGAGCCGGGCCGCGTCCTCCCGGGCATGCAGGCTGAGGACCGTGTCCGCCGCGTTGGTGCGTGTATAGAGATCGTAACCACAGTGCTCGGCGAGCACGCGCAAGGGCTCCGCGAGGTCTTCAGGCTTGTTGGCAAACAGGGTAGGCCAATAGCCTGTCAGCCACTCCATCATGTTCTCGTCGCCGGTCGCTTCCAGTCGATGCATGAGATCGATCAGAAACGTCCCGGCCTCCCGGGACGGCAGGCGTCCGGCAATCATGGCGGCGTGGTAGGAAAGCCACCACAGTCCGTCTTCGCCTTCCTCGATGGGATAAGGCTCGCCCATGGCTTCAAGTAACGCTTCGAGTATCCCGTCGCCATGGGCCACGCAGGCATCGATGAGATTCAGCGGAACACGGTCCTGGTCGCACACGAGGAGGGCGACGAGCCGAGGCGGATCGAGAGCGGCAAGGGTTTCGTCCTCGTAGGTGGGCAGTTCTACGTAATTGAGTTCGGCGGTCATGGGTACTCCATTCATTGGCATGAAATGCAAGGCACTTGGCATGGCCGGAAAGCGGTGTCCGTCCCATGGGGCAACCGGATCAATCCCCAGGCCCTCGATAACGCTCCCAGGCCGCCCGCAGACGCGCGGCCACCTGCCGACGCAGGGATGCCGGCGCGGCCACCTCCACATCCGGCCCGTACTTGAGGATGTCCATCAGCAGCTCCCTCGGGTCGGAATAAGGCACCTGGAGCTCGTAAACGTCGCCGTCCCAACGTCCGATCTGGTCGGGGTGCCAATTCTCGTCCGCCACCCAGCGGGCGCGTTCGGAGGTAAAGCGCAACACGGCCCAGTGCTCGACCGTGCCGGTGAAGATGCCGAAGCTTCCGCCCAGGTAGCGGTCCAGGAGGCTGGCGTCCACGGGTCGCAGAGGACCCTCGACAGGTTCCGCCTGGCGAATTCTGTCCAGGGAAAAGGTGCGCAGGGAATTGGCCTGATCACACCAGGCGATCAGGTACCAGTTGTCACGGTAATGCGTGAGACGGTAAGGATGCACTCGGCGCTGGGAAAAGATATCGCGCTCGCGCCCGTGGTATTCGATGTGAAGCGGCATGGATTCGAGCACAGCCGCCGAGACCTGTCCGAACAACCGGTCGTCCACCCGTCTCGGGGCCATGGGCTGGAGGCGCACCCGCTGACTCACCGTTTGCGAGGAATGACCGCTCTCCCCCAGCAGTTTCCGGATACGCCCCTTGAGGGGTCCAAGACTTGGGCCCAGCAGACCGGGCTGCACGGATTCGAGTAGTTGTTCCGTGGCAAGCAGGGCATACAGTTCACTGGCGTTGAACCACAGGCCAGGGAGTTCGAACTCCGGGGCGTTCGGATCATAGCCGTAACCGTTGAGGTTGCGATCATAGGGCAACGGCGCCCCCATGAAATCGCGCATGTAGGCGAGATCCCGCACCACCGTGGCCCGGGACGCGCCCAATTCCTCCATGAGCCGGGCCAGCGGGACAGGCCTGCGGCTGCCCTTGAGCAGCCCGTGAATCCGGTAGATGCGCTCCGCGCGGTTCATAGGCCTTGCTATCCCTCTGATTTTATCCTCGGCCATTCCCTGCGAAGTTTGAGGATACCACCGATGGCAACGGGGAGGCCCGTGGCTGGTGCTGCTTCGGATACCTGGTTGTCGGGCTGAAAGCCCGACCTACCTCATGACGCTCCGTAGGTCGGCCTTAAGGCCGACATCCCGCCATGGTTTGAGCGGGGAAAGGAGGATCCTACGGTCCGGACAGGGCGGCCAGCAGCCGGTCATGCAGGCCGCCGAAACCGCCGTTGCTCATGATGAGCACGTGGTCGCCGGGGCGCACCTCGGCGAGCAACGCGGCCAGCAGGGCATCGGTGTCCGCACAGGCCAGACCATGGGGCAAGGCATCGATCACCACCTGGCTGTCCCAGCCCAGGTCCGCCGGGGCGTGCAGGAACACCCGGTCGGCGGCCGCCAGCGACCCGGCCAGGCGGTCGCGATGCACGCCCATGCGCATGGTGTTGGAGCGCGGATCCAGCACGGCGATGATACGCGCCGCGCCCACCCGGGCGCGCAGAGCCTCCAGGGTCGTGGCGATGGCGGTAGGATGGTGAGCGAAGTCGTCGTAGACCTGGATGCCCGAACGCTCGCCGCGCAGCTGCAGACGCCGCTTGACGCTCTGAAACTTGGCCAGGGCATGGATGCCTTGTGGCACCGGCACCCCGGCGTGGCGTGCGGCGGCCAAGGCCGCCAGGGCGTTGGCCATGTTGTGGCGGCCGATCATTTCCCAACAGACCTCACCCTGAGACTCACCCCGGTAAAGCACCTGGAAACGGCTGGCATCGGGACTTTGCGGCCGCCCCTGCCAGTCACCATGACCCGCCACACTGAAACCCTGCACCGGCGTCCAGCAGCCCTGGGACAGTACCCGGCTCAGGTTCTCGTCATCAGCGTTGCGCACGATCAGGCCCTCGCCGGGCACGGTGCGCACCAGGTGATGGAACTGGCGCTCGATGGCAGCAAGGTCCGGAAAAATGTCCGCGTGGTCGTATTCCAGGTTATTGAGCACCAGGGTGCGCGGGCGGTAGTGGACGAACTTGGAACGCTTGTCGAAGAACGCGGTGTCGTACTCATCGGCCTCCACCACGAAGAACGGCGCCTCGCCCAGGCGCGCGGAGACGCCGAAGTTCTCCGGCACACCGCCGATCAGGAAGCCGGGCCTGAGACCCGCGTACTCCAGGATCCAGGCCAGCATGCTCGAAGTGGTGGTCTTGCCATGGGTGCCGGCCACCGCCAGGACCCAGCGGTCCTTGAGCACGTGCTCGGCCAGCCACTGGGGACCCGAGGTGTAAGCAAGCCCGCGGTTAAGCACGTACTCCACCGCCGGGTTGCCCCGGCTCATGACATTGCCGATCACCACCTGGTCCGGTGCGGGATCCAAGTGGGCGGGATCGAAGCCCTGGGAGACATCGATGCCCTGCTCCGCCAGCAGGGTGCTCATGGGCGGGTAGACGTTCTGATCGGAGCCGGTGACCCGGTAGCCGGCGGCCCGGGCCAGCAGGGCGATGCCGCCCATGAAGGTGCCGCAGATGCCGAGGATGTGTATGTGCCGCAAGCCGGATACCCCGTCAGGACCGCAGCCAGGCGCCCACCACCAGCTCGATCAGGCCGGCGGACAGGATCAGGTACAGGAGCGCCAGACCGAAACCGAAACTCAGCCGGCGCAGGGCCAGGGCGTGCCGGATGATGTTGCCGTAGGCCGCCAGCAGCCAGCCCAGCATGAGCAGGTAGGCAAGACTGATCAGCGGCGGGGTCTGCCCGCCCTGCTCCAGCCCTCCGGCCAGGCTATGGGTAAGCGGCAGCATCACCACGCCCAGCACCACGCCGACCCCGAGCAGGCCGCTGTAGGTCTGCAGGAAGCGCCCGGGATGGCCCACCAGGTGCAGGGCCAGGTGCACCACCACCGCCAGCAGCACCAGCTCGGCAAAGCTCTGGATCATGGCGCTCTGGAAGCCGTAGAAGGGCGTGCCCAGCAGGCTGCCCACCAGCAGGTAGAGCAGCCCGATGATCCCGGCCAGGGTCGAGGAAGCGGGCAGGTCCTGAGGGCCGATCTGCAAGAGGGTCAGTTGCAGGAAAGGTCGGATGATGGCGTACATGCAAGTAGAGTGGCTAGTGGCTAGTGGCAAGGAAATACGAAAAGCTTCTGACCTCGAGGGGGAATCCTCTTGGTACGAATAGGATACCTGAATCCGTGTTCGCGCTTTTCCCATTCAAGGGACGATAGACTAGCCAACTGACGAATTATTGACCTTGCCACTTGCCACTTGCCACTTGCCACTAAATTATGCCCGCCAACCCCCTGCGCCGTCCCAGAACCGCGTTTCCAGAGCGAGCAGGCCACCGCTACGCACTGCTGGTGGACGGCGAGCGCTTCCTGCCCGCCATGCTCCAGGCCATCGAAGCGGCCCGCCGCTACGTCCTGCTGGAACTCTACCTGGTCGAGGATGGCCACTGCGCCGGCAGCTTCGTGGACGCCCTGTGCCGGGCGGCGCAGCGGGGTGTGGCGGTATTCATCCTTCTGGACGGTTATGGCGGGCGTGGCCTGTCCGAGGCGCACCGCCAAGCACTGGCCGCAGCCGGGGTGCAACTGGCCTTCTTCAACCCCCTGAGCCTGCACCGCTGGCGACTGAGCCTGTGGCGGGATCACCGCAAGCTGCTGCTGGTGGACGGGGAGATCGCTTTCACAGGCGGCATGGGCATGACCGATGACTTCGACCCGGCCGTGCGCGGCGAGGCCGCATGGCACGAGGTGATGCTCGAGATCCGCGGACCCTGCGTGCAGGACTGGCAGAAGCTGTTCGAGGCCGCATGGCGGCGCTGGTGCACCGATGCCCGCCGCCTGCCCTCGCCCTCCCGGACAATCGACTCCGCCGGCGGCGGTGGTCAGGTGCTGGGGGAGTTCGGCCACGGCGGGCGAGCGGTGATGTCCTCGACGATCGCCGCCATGGGTCGGTCCCGTTCGCGCATCTGGCTGGCCACCGGCTATTTCGTGCCGACCGGACGCCTGCGCCGCGCCCTGGTGCGCGCGGCCCGGCGAGGGGTGGACGTGCGCCTGCTGCTGCCCGGCCCGCACACGGACCACCCCAGCGTCTGGCACGCGGGCAGGCGCTTCTACGGGCGGCTGCTGCGTTCAGGGGTGAAAATCTACGAATACCAGCCACGCTTCCTGCACGCCAAGTTCCTGCTCTGCGACCAGTGGGCAAGCGTCGGCTCCAGCAACCTGGACCACTGGACCCTGCGCTGGAATCTGGAGGCCAATCAGGCGGTGATGGATGAGGACCTGGCCGGGGCACTGGCGCGCCTGTTCGAGCAGGACTTTGCGCAGAGCCTGGCCTGGCAGGCCGAGGACTGGCGTGCCCGGGGCCGCTGGCAGCGTTTCAAGGAATGGCTGTTCGGCGGCCTGGACGACTGGCTGATGCAACTGGGGGACAGGTATGCCTTGAGGATGGAAAGTGAGAAGTGAGAAGTGAAATGCGATCTTTCAATTCGCACTTCCCAATTCCCACTTCGCACTTGCTCTACTGTCCTTCCTGCCTCTGCCTGGCCTCTTCCGCTTCCAGGACCTCGAGCGCCTCCAGTTCGTCGAACAGGTCGGCGCCCACGTCCCGACCCCGGGCCTCGCCATTGTGGACCAGGAACTCACGGCGCTGCAGGTAGAAGTCCCTGATGGCCGAGTAACGGTCGGCGGCGATGCCGTCGAGCATCTGTTCGGTGGCCAGGAAGCCTGCCCGGGTATCGATGACATAGACGCCCGCGAGGATGTTCCGGCGGCCTTCAGGCTCGTGGTAGTAGAGCGGATTGGTCAGGGCATCCACGTAGAGACTGGGGGCATCGCGCACGGTACTCGGCCCGAGCAGGGGCAGCACCAGGTAGGGTCCGGAGGGCACGCCCCAGTGGCCCAGGGTCTGGCCGAAGTCCTCGTTGCTCTTGGGCAGGTCCATGTGGCTGGCCACGTCGAGGATGCCCAGCAGGCCGATGGTGCTGTTGAAGGTGATCCGGCCGAAATCGTTGAGTGCCGGCTCGAACTTGAGCTGCAGGATGTTGTTGAACAGGTTGGTGACATCGCCCAGGTTGGCGAAGAAGTTACCGATGCCGGTGCGCACCGGTCGCGGGGTCACCTTCACGTAGCCCTGGGCGACCGGCTTGAGCACCGCCTTGTCCACCGCCTCGTTGAACTGGAACATGGCGCGGTTGTAACCCTCCCACGGATCGGCGGGATCCCGCGGCCCCTGGGTGCTCGCGCAACCGACCAGCAGCCAGGCGGCACACAGCAGCCAAACCAGGCGAATGTAAGAGGATGGGCGTGTCATGAACGAATGTCCTTTCCAGGCGATGATGCTGCGTCTCGGCGCAGCCGCCTGACGGGGGTCAACTGGGGTCGCTGGAGTATACGTGATAGCGGTTGCGGCCGTGTTCCTTGGCAGTGTAACAGGCCTCGTCGGCCGCCTTGAGGATCGCACCCAGGTTTCCGCTTTGCCGATCGATGAGCACCAGTCCCTGGCTCACGCCCACCCGGTAGGTCTCTCCCCCGGATACGTAGCTGTAGCCGGCAATGGCATCGCGCAGCTTCTCCGCCACGGCGATCCCCGCCTCCAGTTCGCAGTTCAGGAGCAGGATGCCGAACTCGTCGCCGCCGATCCGGGCGGCGGTGTCCGTGGAACGCACCTGCCGTTCCAGCATGTCGGCCACCTCCCTGAGCACCTGGTCGCCGGCGGCATGGCCCAGGGTGTCGTTGATGGCCTTGAACCAGTCCAGGTCCAGGAAGATCAGCACGTGGGTCTGGCCGCTCTTCTGGCTGCCATCCACGGCCCGGGACAAGCGGGTCTCGAACTCCCGGCGGTTGACCAGGCCGGTGAGCGGGTCGTGGGCCGCCTGGAACTTGAGCTGGCGTGCCAGGGTGCGCAGTTCCGTTACGTCATGGATCACCAGCACGCAGCCCGAGACCCGGCTGAGCCCGGCGCGGATGGTGGAGGTGGTGATCTTCACCGAGTATTCCTGGCCGTCGCGACCCAGCAGCAGGCCGTCGAAGGTGTACGGCCGCGGCTCCCGCATGCTGGCGCTGTGGCGGGCGAGGTTGCCCAGTTCCTTGCGGCTGGACTCGTCCACCAGGTGGAACACCTGCCGGTAGTCATGGCCCTGGACATCCGGCAGGCTGCAATGCCCCATGCGCTCGGCCACCGGATTCATGTACTGGATCAGGCCCTGGGTGTCGGTGGTCACCACCGCGTCGCCGATGGAGCGCAGGGTGTTGGCCAGGCTCACCCGGGAGGCGGTCAGACTGCGGTTCAGCCGCATCACGAAGGCCAGGAAACCGGTGAGCAGGATGCCCAGGATCCCGGCGAACCAGGGGCCATAGACGGTGAGCACCTCGCGCAGGGTGATCACCTCGTCGGGCTGGTAGAGGCCTACCTTGAGTTCGCGCATCAGGTCATGGACCGGATCGTAGTTGAGCGGGATGGTCCAGCCGGCGATCTCGGCGGCATCCAGCGCGGGGTGACCTTGCGGCAGTGCGAACAGGGCCTGGAGCACCCGCTTGGCCAGATCCTCGTCCATGTCCGGCTGCACCGCCAGCGGCCATTCCGGGTACAGGCGGGTGCTGTGCAGGAACGGGAAACCCGGCGTGGTCCGGGCATTGAGGACATGAAACTCGTCGGCGCGGATACGCCCCTCATTGATCCACTGTTCCAGCAGTTCGGTGCGGAAGGTGCCGGCATCCACCTGGCCTGAACGCACCGCCTCCATGACCAGGTCCACCGGAAATCCGGTGAATTCCAGCTGCATGTCCTGCAGCGGCTCGATGCCGTGATCACGCAGTTCCTTCCAGCCCATCCACCAGCCACCGAAACCATCCGGATGGATGGCGGCGAATCGCTTGCCGCGCAGATCAGCGATCTCGCGGATGTCGTCGCGGTCGGCCCGGCTGATGATCACCGCACCGAAGCGGGTGGAGGTGCCGGTGGGGCGCTGGCTGATCAGGGTGGCGATGCGGGTGATACCGTGGCGCTGGTTGAGTGCCACGTAGGAACCGGAGTTGGTGATGACGAAATCCGCCTCGCCACTGGCCACGGCCTCCTCGATGGTGTCATTGGTCAGCGGCAGGATGCGGAACTGCACGCCGGGCAATTGCGATTCCAGGTACTCGGCGGTGGGCGACCACATGCGCACCGCCTCGTCCATGCCTCGGAAGGCCAGCACGCCGATGGTGATCTCATCGTGGTGATGCCAGGCCTTGATGGGCGATGCGAAGACCAGCAGCCACAGGCAGACCGAGGCCGCGACTACCACGGGCTTGCGCCAGGCAGATGACCATGAGCCTTGCTTCATCGTCCGGCGCCCCGGTGCCCGGCAGTGCGCCGCTCAGCGCCCCCGCTGCGCAGCGATGCGCATGCGCAGAGCATTGAGTTTGATGAAGCCTTCCGCATCTTTTTGATTATAGGCACCGGCATCGTCCTCGAAGGTGGCGATGGAGGCGTCGAACAGACTGTCGGTGGTCGACTGGCGACCGGCGACGATGACGTTGCCCTTGTAGAGCTTGAGACGCACCACACCGTTGACGTGCGCCTGGGAGGCGTCGATGAGCGCCTGCATCATGCGCCGCTCCGGGCTCCACCAGTAGCCGTTGTAGATAAGGCTCGCGTAGCGGGGCATCATCTCGTCCTTCAGGTGAGCGGCCTCGCGGTCCAGGGTGAGGGACTCGATGGCCCGGTGGGCCTTGAGCAGGATAGTACCGCCGGGGGTCTCGTAACAGCCCCGGGACTTCATGCCCACGTAGCGGTTCTCCACCAGGTCCAGACGACCGATGCCGTTGGCACCGCCGATGCGATTGAGTTCCGCCAGCAGGGTGGCCGGGCTCATGGCCTTGCCGTCCAGGGCCACCGGGTCGCCGTTCTGGTAGGTGATCTCCACGTAGGTGGGCTGATCCGGGGCGTTCTCCGGAGACACGCTCCAGCGCCACATGTCCTCCTCTGCCTCGAACCAGGGATCCTCCAAGGGGCCGCCCTCGTAGGAGATGTGCAGCAGGTTGGCGTCCATGGAGTACGGCGACTTCTTGCCGCGCTTCATCTCCACCGGGATGCCGTGCTGTTCGGCGTAGGCCAGCAGCTTTTCGCGGGAGTTGAGGTCCCACTCGCGCCAGGGGGCGATGACCTTCACGCCGGGCTTCAAGGCATAGGCGCCCAGCTCGAAGCGCACCTGGTCGTTGCCCTTGCCGGTGGCGCCGTGGGAGATGGCGTCCGCGCCGGTCTCGTTGGCGATCTCGATCAGGCGCTTGGCGATCAGCGGCCGGGCGATGGAGGTGCCCAGCAGGTACTCGCCCTCGTACAGGGTGTTGGCGCGGAACATGGGGAACACGAAGTCCCGCACGAACTCCTCGCGCAGATCATCGATGTAGATCTCCTTCACGCCCATGGCCTGGGCCTTGGTCCGGGCCGGCTCCAGCTCCTCCCCCTGGCCGATGTCGGCGGTGAATGTCACCACCTCGCAGCCGTAGGTATCCTCCAGCCACTTGAGGATCACGGATGTGTCCAGCCCGCCGGAATAGGCAAGCACCACCTTTTTCACGCCACTGGCCATGGAGGAACCTTCAAAGAAAAAGTTGAGGATAGGGGGCGGGATTATACGTAAGGGGAGATTCAAAGTTCAAAATTCAAGATTCAAAGGGGTTCTCTGTCCTTTGAATCTTGAATTTTGAATCTTGAATTTATATCGCCCCTATGGCGCCAGCCAGACCGTCGCGCGGCGGTTCAGGGCCCAGGCGGCCTCGCCCTCGCCCGGGTCCAGGGGCCAGGTGGCGCCGAAGGAACGCAGCTCGATGCGGTTGCGGGGGATGCCGTAGACATCCAGGAAGGTACGCACCGCCTCGGCGCGACGCCGGGACAGGGGGTCATTGATGGTGTCGCCACCGCGCACGTCGGCATGACCGGCCACGATCACCCGCATGTGGCGCTGGGCGCGCCAGGC containing:
- a CDS encoding PIN domain-containing protein produces the protein MIGLDTNVLVRYIVQDDPAQSAVAGDLIEGMCTAESPGRVDTIVLCELVWVLESAYGYSSGIVAGVLRQILSTAELSVEAPHLAWAALRAYEQDHADFADYLIGARNREAGCTATYTFDKRAAKSPWHSLPG
- a CDS encoding helix-turn-helix transcriptional regulator; its protein translation is MNRAERIYRIHGLLKGSRRPVPLARLMEELGASRATVVRDLAYMRDFMGAPLPYDRNLNGYGYDPNAPEFELPGLWFNASELYALLATEQLLESVQPGLLGPSLGPLKGRIRKLLGESGHSSQTVSQRVRLQPMAPRRVDDRLFGQVSAAVLESMPLHIEYHGRERDIFSQRRVHPYRLTHYRDNWYLIAWCDQANSLRTFSLDRIRQAEPVEGPLRPVDASLLDRYLGGSFGIFTGTVEHWAVLRFTSERARWVADENWHPDQIGRWDGDVYELQVPYSDPRELLMDILKYGPDVEVAAPASLRRQVAARLRAAWERYRGPGD
- a CDS encoding phospholipase D-like domain-containing protein, with translation MPANPLRRPRTAFPERAGHRYALLVDGERFLPAMLQAIEAARRYVLLELYLVEDGHCAGSFVDALCRAAQRGVAVFILLDGYGGRGLSEAHRQALAAAGVQLAFFNPLSLHRWRLSLWRDHRKLLLVDGEIAFTGGMGMTDDFDPAVRGEAAWHEVMLEIRGPCVQDWQKLFEAAWRRWCTDARRLPSPSRTIDSAGGGGQVLGEFGHGGRAVMSSTIAAMGRSRSRIWLATGYFVPTGRLRRALVRAARRGVDVRLLLPGPHTDHPSVWHAGRRFYGRLLRSGVKIYEYQPRFLHAKFLLCDQWASVGSSNLDHWTLRWNLEANQAVMDEDLAGALARLFEQDFAQSLAWQAEDWRARGRWQRFKEWLFGGLDDWLMQLGDRYALRMESEK
- the mpl gene encoding UDP-N-acetylmuramate:L-alanyl-gamma-D-glutamyl-meso-diaminopimelate ligase, whose translation is MRHIHILGICGTFMGGIALLARAAGYRVTGSDQNVYPPMSTLLAEQGIDVSQGFDPAHLDPAPDQVVIGNVMSRGNPAVEYVLNRGLAYTSGPQWLAEHVLKDRWVLAVAGTHGKTTTSSMLAWILEYAGLRPGFLIGGVPENFGVSARLGEAPFFVVEADEYDTAFFDKRSKFVHYRPRTLVLNNLEYDHADIFPDLAAIERQFHHLVRTVPGEGLIVRNADDENLSRVLSQGCWTPVQGFSVAGHGDWQGRPQSPDASRFQVLYRGESQGEVCWEMIGRHNMANALAALAAARHAGVPVPQGIHALAKFQSVKRRLQLRGERSGIQVYDDFAHHPTAIATTLEALRARVGAARIIAVLDPRSNTMRMGVHRDRLAGSLAAADRVFLHAPADLGWDSQVVIDALPHGLACADTDALLAALLAEVRPGDHVLIMSNGGFGGLHDRLLAALSGP
- a CDS encoding MlaA family lipoprotein, giving the protein MTRPSSYIRLVWLLCAAWLLVGCASTQGPRDPADPWEGYNRAMFQFNEAVDKAVLKPVAQGYVKVTPRPVRTGIGNFFANLGDVTNLFNNILQLKFEPALNDFGRITFNSTIGLLGILDVASHMDLPKSNEDFGQTLGHWGVPSGPYLVLPLLGPSTVRDAPSLYVDALTNPLYYHEPEGRRNILAGVYVIDTRAGFLATEQMLDGIAADRYSAIRDFYLQRREFLVHNGEARGRDVGADLFDELEALEVLEAEEARQRQEGQ
- a CDS encoding YecA family protein, translating into MTAELNYVELPTYEDETLAALDPPRLVALLVCDQDRVPLNLIDACVAHGDGILEALLEAMGEPYPIEEGEDGLWWLSYHAAMIAGRLPSREAGTFLIDLMHRLEATGDENMMEWLTGYWPTLFANKPEDLAEPLRVLAEHCGYDLYTRTNAADTVLSLHAREDAARLEEAIDWLAGIVADEEQDWSTRLCLCSTLLDFPRERHRPLIESLERRQEGFGKHFDQRDIERAYGAGADAPDWERFRDPWAFYRPAAISKRQLRWAEEARRRRRRQDLLGPSVWTDVEPYIRSEPKTGRNDPCPCGSGRKYKKCCLVRQGLS
- a CDS encoding argininosuccinate synthase, producing the protein MASGVKKVVLAYSGGLDTSVILKWLEDTYGCEVVTFTADIGQGEELEPARTKAQAMGVKEIYIDDLREEFVRDFVFPMFRANTLYEGEYLLGTSIARPLIAKRLIEIANETGADAISHGATGKGNDQVRFELGAYALKPGVKVIAPWREWDLNSREKLLAYAEQHGIPVEMKRGKKSPYSMDANLLHISYEGGPLEDPWFEAEEDMWRWSVSPENAPDQPTYVEITYQNGDPVALDGKAMSPATLLAELNRIGGANGIGRLDLVENRYVGMKSRGCYETPGGTILLKAHRAIESLTLDREAAHLKDEMMPRYASLIYNGYWWSPERRMMQALIDASQAHVNGVVRLKLYKGNVIVAGRQSTTDSLFDASIATFEDDAGAYNQKDAEGFIKLNALRMRIAAQRGR
- a CDS encoding diguanylate cyclase, whose amino-acid sequence is MKQGSWSSAWRKPVVVAASVCLWLLVFASPIKAWHHHDEITIGVLAFRGMDEAVRMWSPTAEYLESQLPGVQFRILPLTNDTIEEAVASGEADFVITNSGSYVALNQRHGITRIATLISQRPTGTSTRFGAVIISRADRDDIREIADLRGKRFAAIHPDGFGGWWMGWKELRDHGIEPLQDMQLEFTGFPVDLVMEAVRSGQVDAGTFRTELLEQWINEGRIRADEFHVLNARTTPGFPFLHSTRLYPEWPLAVQPDMDEDLAKRVLQALFALPQGHPALDAAEIAGWTIPLNYDPVHDLMRELKVGLYQPDEVITLREVLTVYGPWFAGILGILLTGFLAFVMRLNRSLTASRVSLANTLRSIGDAVVTTDTQGLIQYMNPVAERMGHCSLPDVQGHDYRQVFHLVDESSRKELGNLARHSASMREPRPYTFDGLLLGRDGQEYSVKITTSTIRAGLSRVSGCVLVIHDVTELRTLARQLKFQAAHDPLTGLVNRREFETRLSRAVDGSQKSGQTHVLIFLDLDWFKAINDTLGHAAGDQVLREVADMLERQVRSTDTAARIGGDEFGILLLNCELEAGIAVAEKLRDAIAGYSYVSGGETYRVGVSQGLVLIDRQSGNLGAILKAADEACYTAKEHGRNRYHVYSSDPS
- a CDS encoding AbrB/MazE/SpoVT family DNA-binding domain-containing protein, whose translation is MLSTLTSKGQVTLPKALRERLHLRTGDKVEFLIHEDGRVELLPVTAPVTRLKGMVPRPKRSVSIEGMETAIRRRAQDHE